From Granulicella sp. WH15, the proteins below share one genomic window:
- a CDS encoding nodulation protein NfeD, translating into MSYFGRRTPACAWGFGCLNWLRRRLVRKTALLFFLILAVQAEAAPVVVKLTLHDTIQPISAGYLQRGLDEAASRHAELVLVSLDTPGGLLDSTRKMVAALENSPVPVVLYVSPAGARAASAGFFLLEAADVAAMAPGTNTGAAHPIVEGRTLDPVLKQKIENDAAAFLRSYSGRRGHNADVAEDAIRNSKSSSDAEALGLHLIDLVAPSDEALLATLDGRTVQRFDGSRVTLHLAHAAIDPIDPSLRERILTRLTNPDFAVLLLLSGILLLYLESNIPGTIIPGSLGALCLLMALFGLGLLPVHHAALFLLLAAATLLVLEIKVPSHGILGLAGVVCLVFGLSTLVDGPIDELRVHLSVAVAAGVGFGAISLLLGWIAMRARRNKVLLGPQAMIGRLAVASTALAADGAPGGQVEVRGELWQALLRNSPGPLPPGSSVLVREIDGLTLIVEPAEPAGSSRT; encoded by the coding sequence GTGAGCTACTTTGGGAGGCGCACCCCGGCCTGCGCCTGGGGTTTCGGCTGCCTCAACTGGCTGCGGAGGAGGCTTGTTAGAAAAACTGCCCTCCTTTTCTTCCTCATCCTGGCGGTTCAGGCCGAAGCCGCTCCGGTCGTCGTCAAGCTCACCCTGCACGACACCATCCAGCCGATCTCGGCGGGATATCTTCAACGCGGTCTCGACGAGGCCGCCAGCCGCCATGCCGAACTGGTGCTGGTCTCACTCGACACACCGGGGGGGCTGCTCGATTCGACCCGCAAGATGGTCGCAGCTCTCGAGAACTCTCCGGTTCCCGTCGTCCTCTACGTCTCCCCGGCGGGTGCCCGGGCGGCCTCGGCGGGGTTCTTCCTGCTCGAAGCAGCCGATGTCGCTGCCATGGCCCCCGGCACCAACACCGGCGCGGCCCATCCTATTGTGGAGGGCCGTACCCTCGACCCGGTACTCAAGCAAAAGATCGAAAATGACGCCGCAGCCTTTCTGCGCTCCTACTCGGGACGCCGCGGCCACAACGCCGACGTCGCCGAGGACGCTATCCGCAACTCGAAGTCCTCAAGCGACGCCGAGGCGCTGGGTCTGCACCTGATCGACCTCGTAGCCCCCAGCGACGAGGCCCTGCTGGCCACGCTCGACGGCCGCACCGTTCAGCGCTTCGACGGCAGCCGCGTCACGCTCCACCTCGCCCATGCGGCCATCGACCCCATCGACCCGTCGCTGCGCGAGCGCATCCTCACGCGCCTCACCAACCCCGACTTCGCCGTGCTGCTGCTGCTCTCCGGCATCCTGCTGCTCTACCTCGAATCGAACATCCCCGGCACCATCATTCCCGGCTCGCTGGGCGCTCTGTGTCTGCTGATGGCGCTCTTCGGCCTCGGACTGCTGCCGGTCCACCACGCCGCGCTCTTCCTGCTGCTGGCCGCAGCGACGCTTCTCGTGCTCGAGATCAAGGTTCCCAGTCACGGAATCCTGGGGCTGGCCGGAGTCGTCTGCCTCGTCTTCGGCCTGTCCACGCTGGTCGATGGCCCCATTGATGAGCTGCGCGTCCACCTCTCGGTAGCCGTGGCCGCCGGGGTGGGCTTCGGGGCTATCTCGTTGCTTCTGGGGTGGATCGCCATGCGCGCCCGCCGCAATAAGGTGCTGCTCGGCCCGCAGGCGATGATCGGCAGGCTGGCCGTGGCCAGTACCGCGCTGGCCGCCGATGGGGCCCCCGGCGGTCAGGTTGAGGTGCGCGGTGAACTCTGGCAGGCTCTCCTGCGCAATAGCCCCGGCCCGCTGCCGCCCGGAAGCTCCGTCCTGGTCCGCGAGATCGACGGCCTGACCCTGATCGTCGAGCCGGCCGAACCCGCCGGATCTTCCCGCACCTGA
- a CDS encoding outer membrane beta-barrel protein produces MLIVSRRTRANAHGIARSLLGLALVAAPFALQAPNANAQEGKPPQGPLGRQLDRVDFGIIGIGSLTKSTTGPITVTTAPNYPSSLTLTPSNTVGVMLNVRYIAKPWVGFEFNYTYARYTENYSYNPPGPIQANATEYSLGYVAHPQHVIAGVLHPFFGGGAGSTAFRPTVGGGQGLPVQARATYYYNVGVEAPVGSHFGLRAQFRQAFFLAPDFGQNYLTNLKRTDTIEPGAGFYLHF; encoded by the coding sequence ATGCTCATTGTCTCTCGCCGGACCCGGGCCAACGCCCACGGCATCGCTCGTTCTCTGCTCGGTCTGGCTCTCGTCGCAGCCCCCTTCGCACTCCAGGCTCCCAACGCCAACGCTCAGGAAGGCAAGCCGCCACAGGGTCCGCTCGGCCGCCAGCTCGACAGGGTCGACTTCGGCATTATCGGCATCGGCTCGCTGACCAAGAGCACCACCGGCCCCATCACGGTGACGACCGCGCCCAACTACCCCAGCTCGCTGACACTGACGCCGAGCAACACGGTGGGTGTGATGCTCAACGTGCGCTACATCGCCAAGCCGTGGGTCGGCTTCGAGTTCAACTACACCTACGCCCGCTACACGGAGAACTATAGCTACAACCCGCCCGGCCCGATCCAGGCCAACGCGACCGAGTACAGCCTCGGCTACGTGGCGCACCCCCAGCACGTCATCGCCGGGGTACTCCATCCCTTCTTCGGCGGCGGCGCGGGTTCCACGGCCTTCCGTCCCACGGTCGGCGGCGGTCAGGGCCTGCCGGTGCAGGCACGCGCCACCTACTACTACAACGTCGGTGTTGAAGCGCCCGTCGGCTCGCACTTCGGGCTGCGCGCGCAGTTCCGCCAGGCCTTCTTCCTGGCTCCCGACTTCGGCCAGAACTACCTGACCAACCTGAAGCGCACCGACACCATCGAGCCGGGCGCAGGCTTCTACCTGCACTTCTAG
- a CDS encoding slipin family protein, with product MLLPIPLLVLLAILVLYLFNSIKILREYERAVVFQLGRVKEAASGPGLILLFPPFQTMVRVSLRQEAMEVPSQDVITRDNVTLKVNAVITLRVVDPTRAVIEVSNYIYQTSQFAQTTLRSVLGEVDLDELLAHREALNQRIQTIIDGHTAPFGVKVISVEVKQVDMPESMLRAMAKQAEAERERRAKIIHAAGEFDAATKLVEAATLMATQPMTLQLRYLQTLTEIGVEKNTTIVFPLPMELMNLLNRSFSPITPEKPITPENKGV from the coding sequence ATGCTACTGCCGATCCCGCTGCTCGTACTCCTCGCCATCCTCGTGCTGTATCTCTTCAACAGCATCAAGATCCTGCGTGAGTATGAACGCGCCGTCGTCTTCCAGCTAGGCCGCGTAAAGGAAGCCGCCTCCGGTCCCGGCCTCATCCTGCTCTTCCCGCCCTTCCAGACCATGGTGCGCGTCAGCCTGCGCCAGGAGGCGATGGAGGTCCCCTCGCAGGACGTCATCACCCGCGACAACGTGACCCTGAAGGTCAACGCCGTCATCACTCTGCGCGTCGTCGATCCCACTCGCGCCGTCATCGAGGTCTCGAACTACATCTACCAGACCTCGCAGTTCGCCCAGACGACGCTGCGCTCGGTGCTCGGCGAGGTGGACCTCGACGAGCTGCTGGCCCACCGCGAGGCCCTCAACCAGCGCATCCAGACCATTATCGACGGCCACACCGCGCCCTTCGGGGTCAAGGTCATCTCGGTCGAGGTGAAGCAGGTGGATATGCCGGAGTCGATGCTGCGCGCCATGGCCAAGCAGGCCGAGGCCGAGCGCGAACGCCGCGCCAAGATCATCCACGCCGCGGGCGAGTTCGACGCCGCCACCAAGCTGGTCGAGGCCGCCACCCTGATGGCCACGCAGCCCATGACATTGCAGCTACGCTACCTCCAGACCCTGACCGAGATCGGCGTCGAGAAAAATACCACCATCGTCTTTCCGTTGCCAATGGAGCTGATGAACCTGCTCAATCGCTCCTTTTCGCCGATAACGCCTGAGAAACCCATTACTCCAGAGAACAAGGGAGTCTAA
- a CDS encoding SPOR domain-containing protein: MPVRSRLMHDEEEDEDYGVRSAPKDREISLGTTMLLGIFFALALLCAVFFGFGYSLGTRHLTAQAQTANEAAVATNFSSFKPSPGSPLGSSSAPAQPRSTAVTVPYPAPEEPSAKAKTPPPAESTGKPAATVAPPAATVATPVVAPAPARPVARLVAASGGAAPAILPAIPAGAASAVVQIAAVSHQEDADLLISTLKRRGYNVAIHQEPQDKLLHVQIGPFPSRKEADAMRQRLLADGFNAIVK, translated from the coding sequence ATGCCCGTGAGAAGCCGCCTGATGCACGACGAAGAAGAGGACGAGGACTACGGCGTCCGTTCCGCCCCCAAAGACCGCGAGATCTCGCTCGGCACCACCATGCTGCTCGGCATCTTCTTTGCCCTGGCCCTGCTCTGCGCGGTCTTCTTCGGCTTCGGCTACTCGCTGGGAACCCGCCACCTGACCGCCCAGGCGCAGACCGCGAACGAAGCCGCCGTCGCCACAAACTTCAGCAGCTTCAAGCCGTCGCCCGGCAGTCCGCTCGGCTCGTCATCGGCCCCGGCCCAGCCCCGCTCCACGGCCGTCACTGTTCCCTACCCGGCCCCCGAAGAGCCCAGCGCCAAGGCAAAGACCCCGCCCCCGGCCGAAAGCACCGGCAAGCCTGCCGCCACTGTTGCTCCTCCGGCCGCGACTGTAGCCACTCCTGTCGTCGCACCTGCGCCCGCCCGACCTGTGGCCAGGCTCGTGGCCGCGTCCGGCGGAGCTGCACCCGCCATCCTACCGGCGATCCCGGCTGGAGCGGCCTCGGCCGTGGTCCAGATCGCCGCCGTCTCCCACCAGGAGGACGCAGACCTGCTCATCTCCACGCTGAAGCGGCGCGGCTATAACGTGGCCATCCACCAGGAGCCGCAAGACAAGCTGCTCCACGTCCAGATCGGCCCCTTCCCCAGCCGCAAAGAGGCCGACGCTATGCGCCAGCGGCTGCTGGCAGACGGCTTCAACGCCATCGTAAAGTAG
- a CDS encoding DUF3467 domain-containing protein, translated as MQNPPDQRPDQPAIKLHNSENYREGYANSVQVRMSVWDFLLVFGTMRQDSAEEVDLENFQGVYVSPQQAKALWNVLGHNLAQYEQTFGKLALEPQPAQAKVQPIPFPPQDGPVN; from the coding sequence ATGCAGAATCCGCCAGACCAGCGTCCCGACCAGCCCGCGATCAAGCTCCACAACTCCGAGAACTATCGCGAGGGCTACGCCAACAGCGTGCAGGTCCGCATGTCCGTCTGGGACTTCCTGCTCGTCTTCGGCACCATGCGCCAGGACTCGGCCGAAGAGGTAGACCTCGAGAACTTCCAGGGCGTCTACGTCAGCCCGCAGCAGGCCAAGGCCCTATGGAACGTGCTCGGCCACAACCTCGCCCAGTATGAGCAGACCTTCGGCAAGCTCGCCCTCGAGCCGCAGCCTGCGCAGGCCAAAGTCCAGCCAATCCCCTTCCCGCCGCAGGACGGCCCCGTCAACTAA
- a CDS encoding glycosyltransferase family 39 protein: protein MATPNRSRTRFSLLAAPAGSPLPLPFLYPLFFVAVYLAHWNLLQLPYYWDEAGYYIPAALDFFHTGSLIPTTTLTNAHPPLPSLLLAGWWRLCGGISVGATRTLVCMIAAFALVGVFRLARGLAGPIIAGVVTLLTAIYPVWFAQSTLAHADIFAAAFTLWALSFYLVQPTLVRPAPHRFAWTAVFFSLAALAKETAIVTPAALALWEIVQLFIAGPEELADRPGRPVYRRIHLFWIAALAAPVLPLALWYAYHFHRTGFVFGNPEFLRYNATANLGSARILLSLWHRVVHVTFHMNMYVPVVLTLALLATAKPINLIPRSLRRPAFPAILVIVLGNLVAFSILGGALLTRYLLPVFPLVLLLCVSVWTARMRAWAWLAGLTAATFLTALWVNPPYTFAPEDNLTYRDMVILHERAINLIEKRFPAATVLTAWPATSELTRPELGYAHKSFRVTPLENFTAEEIQKAAADPGSYDTMLIFSSKWTPPPGALNLSRGHEATDMRYFDFHRDVSPEEAAAMLHGDIVWQAQSKGEWVAVLRFPRSVEARLFVPFANK from the coding sequence GTGGCTACCCCCAACCGGAGTCGCACCAGGTTCTCCTTGCTGGCCGCTCCGGCTGGCAGCCCGCTCCCTTTGCCGTTTCTCTACCCGCTCTTCTTCGTTGCCGTATATCTGGCGCACTGGAACCTGCTCCAGCTCCCCTACTACTGGGACGAGGCCGGGTACTACATCCCCGCCGCGCTGGACTTCTTCCATACCGGCTCGCTCATCCCCACGACCACGCTGACCAACGCGCACCCGCCGCTGCCGTCACTCCTGCTGGCGGGTTGGTGGCGTCTCTGCGGCGGCATCTCGGTCGGTGCCACGCGCACCCTGGTCTGCATGATCGCGGCCTTCGCGCTCGTGGGCGTCTTCCGTCTGGCGCGCGGACTGGCCGGGCCGATCATCGCCGGTGTCGTCACCCTGCTGACGGCGATCTACCCTGTCTGGTTCGCGCAGAGCACGCTGGCGCACGCCGACATCTTCGCCGCCGCGTTTACCCTGTGGGCGCTCTCGTTCTACCTCGTCCAGCCCACGCTGGTGCGGCCCGCGCCCCACCGCTTCGCCTGGACCGCCGTCTTCTTCTCGCTGGCCGCGCTGGCCAAGGAGACGGCCATCGTCACCCCGGCCGCGCTGGCGCTGTGGGAGATCGTGCAGCTCTTCATCGCCGGGCCGGAGGAGCTGGCCGACCGCCCCGGAAGGCCCGTCTACCGCCGCATCCATCTGTTCTGGATCGCCGCGCTGGCCGCGCCCGTGCTGCCGCTGGCGCTGTGGTACGCCTACCACTTCCACCGCACCGGCTTCGTCTTCGGCAACCCCGAGTTTCTGCGCTACAACGCCACGGCCAACCTGGGCAGCGCGCGCATCCTGCTCAGCCTGTGGCATCGGGTTGTCCACGTCACGTTCCACATGAACATGTACGTGCCCGTGGTCCTGACGCTGGCGCTGCTGGCCACGGCTAAGCCCATCAACCTCATCCCCCGGTCGCTACGGCGTCCTGCCTTTCCCGCGATCCTGGTCATTGTGCTCGGCAATCTCGTCGCGTTTTCGATTCTCGGCGGTGCGCTGCTGACCCGCTACCTGCTGCCCGTCTTTCCGCTGGTGCTGTTGCTCTGCGTCTCCGTATGGACGGCGCGGATGCGGGCCTGGGCATGGCTGGCCGGGCTTACCGCCGCGACCTTCCTGACGGCGCTGTGGGTCAATCCGCCCTATACCTTCGCGCCCGAGGACAACCTCACTTACCGCGATATGGTGATCCTGCACGAGCGCGCGATCAACCTGATCGAGAAGCGTTTTCCCGCGGCCACCGTGTTGACGGCGTGGCCCGCGACCTCCGAGTTGACGCGGCCCGAGCTGGGCTACGCGCACAAGTCCTTCCGCGTCACCCCGCTCGAGAACTTCACCGCTGAAGAGATCCAGAAGGCCGCCGCCGATCCCGGCAGCTACGACACCATGCTGATCTTTTCGAGCAAGTGGACACCGCCGCCGGGCGCGCTGAACCTGAGCCGTGGGCACGAAGCCACGGATATGCGCTACTTCGACTTTCACCGCGATGTATCTCCGGAGGAAGCGGCGGCGATGCTGCACGGCGATATCGTCTGGCAGGCGCAGAGCAAGGGTGAATGGGTGGCGGTGCTGCGGTTTCCGCGCAGTGTCGAGGCGCGGCTGTTTGTGCCATTCGCAAATAAGTAA
- a CDS encoding thymidine kinase, whose product MQPHTPARTEPGRIEVIVGPMFSGKSEELIRRLKRARIARQRVACFKPDIDLRYHRTAIASHSSQTHEATTVANTERLKEALHPQLAEIEVVGIDEAQFFDDSLVAYALDLVHLGKRILIAGLDTTFTGEPFGPIPALMAVSDEVAKLSAVCMVCGAPAIHTQRLGSSQELVVVGAAGVYEARCRACFRPYLDENESEQLILPAVEIL is encoded by the coding sequence ATGCAGCCGCACACCCCAGCACGTACCGAGCCAGGCCGTATCGAAGTCATAGTCGGACCCATGTTCTCCGGCAAGAGCGAGGAGCTGATCCGCCGCCTGAAGCGCGCCCGCATCGCCCGCCAGCGAGTCGCCTGCTTCAAGCCCGATATCGACCTCCGCTACCACCGCACGGCCATCGCCTCGCACAGCTCGCAGACCCACGAGGCCACCACGGTAGCCAACACCGAGCGGCTCAAAGAGGCTCTGCACCCGCAGCTCGCGGAGATCGAGGTCGTCGGGATCGATGAGGCGCAGTTCTTCGACGACTCGCTCGTGGCCTACGCGCTGGACCTCGTCCATCTGGGCAAGCGCATCCTCATCGCGGGCCTCGACACGACCTTCACGGGCGAGCCCTTCGGCCCGATCCCCGCGCTGATGGCCGTCTCGGATGAAGTGGCAAAGCTCTCGGCAGTCTGCATGGTCTGCGGCGCGCCCGCCATCCACACGCAACGCCTCGGATCCAGCCAGGAGCTGGTGGTGGTCGGTGCCGCTGGTGTCTACGAGGCCCGCTGCCGCGCCTGCTTCCGGCCGTATCTGGACGAGAACGAGTCCGAGCAGTTGATTCTGCCCGCTGTTGAAATCCTGTAA
- a CDS encoding superoxide dismutase family protein produces the protein MRPSLAALAVCLLVSPAFAKAPKESLVVSLKTSAGEDAGTATFKETKKGKLKIDLKLKNLPVGEHAVHIHQNPVCDAPDFKTAGGHFNPDKKQHGTMNPMGHHNGDLPQNLMIGEGHVGQASFTVDYLTLTPGAPNSILGTAIMVHEKADDMKTDPTGAAGNRIACGVIPAAQ, from the coding sequence ATGCGTCCTTCTCTCGCCGCTCTTGCCGTTTGCTTGCTTGTGTCCCCCGCGTTTGCTAAAGCGCCCAAAGAATCGCTGGTCGTCTCGCTGAAGACGAGTGCCGGCGAGGACGCCGGAACCGCTACCTTCAAGGAGACGAAGAAGGGCAAGCTGAAGATCGACCTGAAGCTGAAGAACTTGCCGGTCGGTGAACATGCCGTACATATCCACCAGAACCCGGTGTGCGATGCGCCTGACTTCAAGACCGCCGGCGGCCACTTCAACCCGGACAAGAAGCAGCACGGGACGATGAACCCGATGGGCCACCACAACGGCGACCTGCCGCAGAACCTGATGATCGGCGAGGGCCATGTGGGCCAGGCGAGCTTCACGGTGGATTATCTGACGCTGACGCCGGGCGCTCCGAACTCGATCCTCGGCACCGCGATCATGGTGCACGAGAAGGCCGACGATATGAAGACCGATCCGACGGGCGCGGCGGGCAACCGCATCGCTTGTGGCGTGATTCCCGCCGCACAGTAA
- a CDS encoding FMN-binding negative transcriptional regulator, with protein MYIPKANEETRIPVIHELIRAQPLGALVTLGSGGLVATHLPLVLEDDGSEYGVLKGHVSRANPQWRDLVAAAEALAIFAGHHHYISAAWYPGRTEHGKEVPTWNYAVVHAYGTLRIVENEEWLLAHLTSLTDIHEAAVHALDGERPWQVSDAPAEYIAQMMNGIVGLELPIRRLEGRWKASQNRNERDRAAVAAGLERLGTPESLAMQAMVERK; from the coding sequence GTGTACATTCCCAAGGCAAACGAAGAGACACGAATCCCTGTGATCCATGAGCTGATCCGCGCCCAGCCGTTAGGGGCGCTGGTCACTCTGGGCAGCGGCGGGCTTGTGGCTACGCACCTTCCACTGGTGCTCGAAGACGACGGCTCCGAGTACGGCGTGTTGAAGGGCCATGTCTCACGGGCGAATCCGCAGTGGCGCGATCTGGTCGCGGCGGCCGAGGCGCTGGCTATCTTTGCCGGACATCATCACTACATCTCAGCGGCCTGGTATCCGGGCCGGACAGAGCACGGCAAAGAGGTTCCAACGTGGAACTATGCCGTGGTCCATGCCTACGGCACGCTGCGCATCGTTGAGAACGAAGAGTGGTTGCTGGCGCACCTGACGAGCCTGACCGATATCCATGAAGCGGCTGTTCATGCGCTGGATGGAGAGAGGCCGTGGCAGGTGAGCGATGCGCCCGCGGAGTACATCGCACAGATGATGAACGGCATTGTGGGGTTGGAGCTGCCGATACGGCGGCTCGAAGGCAGGTGGAAGGCGAGCCAGAACCGGAATGAGCGGGATAGGGCTGCGGTGGCCGCGGGGCTGGAGCGGCTTGGGACGCCAGAGAGCCTGGCGATGCAGGCTATGGTGGAGCGCAAGTAG
- a CDS encoding alpha-L-rhamnosidase: MISMERRRFLRLGAAAAVAVARPAEMWGELASEPTPVFTTGNQRWQRAYDAALKVLAGNVRTLPRFDRPVLIEGADYAGIWMECGPHEGLVYRKFRPDTARNGHLTFFALQREDGQLPANNKMTETGFGQIQMVVPIAATAWELARDTHDDELLQAAYKACSRWDDWLIKFRNTRGTGLTEGFCTYDTGHDNSPRWAGIPPQCPKKDAKLFPPLPTLPWLCPDLSATTYGARVALASMAKALGKNAEADHWTEKAEAMRRLILEKLYVPEDAAFYDLDAQGKFIRVRSDVLSRMCSEHVVDQKTFDALWERQIHNPKAFWPKFPMPSIAMDDPTFVRPIPRNSWGGAAQALTALRAGRWFDHYGRSAEHSHMMEMWCEAIQADMTFRQQIDPLTGAFTQEDLPSYSPCALVMMDHTWRLAGVREEVETLVWSVRPGHAVSQDARFEMPVGGGRAVMKYEGDGASLTLGGRLVASVKGGVVRIVTDRQGRLQEAVGVASTVQEVSISDGRKHQRKLTIKPNERVKLG, translated from the coding sequence ATGATTTCAATGGAGCGGCGGCGGTTTCTTCGGTTGGGTGCGGCGGCGGCAGTAGCAGTGGCTCGTCCGGCAGAGATGTGGGGAGAGTTGGCGAGTGAGCCTACTCCGGTGTTTACAACCGGCAACCAGCGGTGGCAGCGAGCCTATGATGCGGCGTTGAAGGTGCTCGCAGGCAATGTGCGCACGCTGCCGCGCTTCGACAGGCCAGTGCTGATCGAAGGTGCGGACTACGCGGGCATCTGGATGGAGTGCGGGCCGCATGAGGGGCTGGTGTACCGCAAGTTCCGCCCGGATACGGCGCGCAATGGGCATCTGACGTTCTTCGCGTTACAGCGCGAAGATGGGCAGCTACCGGCGAACAACAAGATGACCGAGACCGGCTTTGGGCAGATCCAGATGGTGGTGCCGATCGCCGCGACAGCGTGGGAGCTGGCCCGGGATACGCACGATGACGAGTTGCTGCAGGCGGCCTATAAAGCCTGTTCGCGATGGGACGACTGGCTGATCAAATTCAGGAACACGCGCGGCACCGGGCTGACCGAGGGCTTCTGCACCTACGACACGGGCCACGACAACAGCCCGCGCTGGGCGGGGATTCCTCCGCAGTGCCCGAAGAAGGATGCCAAGCTGTTTCCGCCGCTGCCGACGCTGCCGTGGCTATGCCCGGACCTCTCGGCGACGACGTACGGTGCGCGGGTGGCGTTGGCCTCGATGGCGAAGGCTCTGGGCAAGAACGCCGAGGCCGACCACTGGACCGAGAAGGCCGAGGCGATGCGCAGACTGATCCTAGAGAAACTGTACGTGCCCGAGGATGCGGCCTTTTATGACTTGGACGCGCAGGGCAAGTTTATCCGGGTGCGGTCGGACGTACTGAGCCGCATGTGTAGCGAGCACGTGGTCGATCAGAAGACCTTCGACGCGCTGTGGGAGCGGCAGATCCACAACCCGAAGGCGTTCTGGCCGAAGTTTCCGATGCCGTCGATTGCGATGGATGACCCTACCTTCGTGAGGCCGATTCCGCGTAACTCATGGGGCGGGGCCGCGCAGGCGCTGACGGCGCTGCGGGCGGGGCGGTGGTTCGATCACTATGGCAGGTCGGCGGAGCATTCGCACATGATGGAGATGTGGTGCGAGGCGATCCAGGCGGATATGACCTTCCGCCAGCAGATCGATCCGCTGACTGGGGCGTTTACGCAGGAGGATCTGCCCAGCTACTCGCCGTGCGCACTGGTGATGATGGATCATACGTGGCGGCTGGCGGGCGTGCGGGAGGAGGTCGAGACGCTGGTGTGGAGCGTGCGGCCGGGTCATGCGGTCTCGCAGGATGCTCGGTTTGAGATGCCTGTGGGCGGCGGCAGGGCGGTGATGAAGTATGAGGGGGATGGGGCCTCGTTGACACTGGGCGGGCGGCTGGTGGCCAGTGTGAAGGGCGGGGTCGTAAGGATCGTGACGGATCGGCAGGGGCGGTTGCAGGAGGCTGTGGGCGTTGCCTCGACGGTGCAGGAGGTGAGCATTAGCGATGGCCGGAAGCATCAGCGGAAGCTGACGATCAAGCCGAATGAGCGGGTGAAGTTGGGGTGA